The Anopheles merus strain MAF chromosome 2L, AmerM5.1, whole genome shotgun sequence genome has a segment encoding these proteins:
- the LOC121594593 gene encoding maternal protein exuperantia-like isoform X1 — protein MVVDMDESKVGVDEEQHYDDISSDECDTPAGVLSSKFDKTDLSINTNPLPHGKYTLIGLDIDTTGRRLIDEIVQISAFTPEKEYAQYIMPLMNLNPAARQRHQVRVITVGFFRMLKSMQTYRVMKTKMEVAALNEFLDWLEERLREDEGSEGIVLVYHEQRKFVPYMVIEALKKYKLLDRFSHSVKSFVNGFKLAEEKCTKTIKYLTIRQLAKLVLDEKAGSRDGFEGNAAYRARMAFEISRCLATAEPKSNAVNATASSPTESEPNDTATSEEATNSSSTAEDAVKDEGDKPSEENAEQSDDDAQKQDEKKEEAPAASLNSSASRPLTEEDREKMCAVLCEYASPISTEISELDEQEKILVRQNSLRPVFLLYFKTTIYHRVKAVTYRRVLAETGHDYESLRQVWQEKKREGLEAIINEIAELKEDERTELNELLDCHYDPDKQAFKPIVKRMKRRPSRAGQPFFSNKNGNVPQNQNGNNQMAKENRKPFNGYQNNQKNHNNHHNGNNNNNNNMVNKHQNQQNQQQQQYYNGPSSPESGMRNGGSPGKRFFQRNSRRRRGGNGQNQNQNGGQNQQPMKNHNGNHHSYSNSNRHNNQFQQPMQGHA, from the exons ATGGTGGTTGATATGGATGAATCTAAGGTCGGTGTCGACGAGGAGCAGCATTACGACGACATCAGCTCCGACGAATGCGACACGCCAGCGGGCGTGTTATCCTCCAAGTTCGACAAAACGGACCTTTCGATTAACACCAATCCGCTGCCGCACGGCAAGTACACTCTGATCGGGCTCGATATAGATACGACGGGTCGTAGACTTATCGATGAGATCGTACAGATCTCGGCATTCACGCCGGAGAAAGAGTATGCGCAGTACATTATGCCGCTGATGAACCTGAACCCGGCTGCTCGTCAGCGCCACCAGGTTCGCGTGATTACGGTTGGATTTTTCCGCATGCTGAAAAGCATGCAGACCTACCGTGTCATGAAGACCAAGATGGAAGTTGCGGCTCTGAACGAGTTTCTTGACTGGCTGGAGGAGCGTCTTCGCGAGGACGAGGGGTCCGAGGGCATTGTACTGGTGTATCATGAGCAGCGCAAGTTTGTGCCGTACATGGTCATCGAGGCGTTGAAGAAGTACAAGCTGCTGGACCGCTTCTCACACTCGGTTAAGTCATTTGTGAATGGGTTCAAATTGGCGGAGGAAAAGTGTACCAAGACCATCAAGTACTTGACGATTCGTCAGCTAGCGAAGTTGGTTTTGGACGAAAAGGCAGGATCCCGTGATGGATTTGAGGGAAATGCGGCGTACCGAGCAAGAATGGCGTTCGAAATTTCGAGATGCCTAGCAACCG CTGAACCGAAGTCCAATGCTGTAAATGCGACTGCTTCATCGCCAACCGAGAGCGAGCCGAATGATACAGCTACGTCTGAAGAGGCCACCAATTCTTCCTCCACCGCTGAGGATGCAGTGAAGGATGAAGGTGACAAGCCGTCAGAGGAGAACGCTGAACAATCGGATGACGATGCGCAGAAGCAGGAtgagaagaaggaagaagctCCTGCTGCTTCTTTGAACAGCTCTGCATCTCGTCCCTTGACCGAAGAGGATCGTGAAAAGATGTGCGCAGTGTTGTGCGAATATGCTTCACCGATTTCCACTGAAATCTCCGAGCTTGACGAACAGGAGAAGATTCTTGTGCGCCAGAATTCATTGAGACCGGTATTTTTGCTCTATTTTAAGACGACAATCTACCATCG GGTTAAGGCTGTTACTTATAGACGAGTACTGGCAGAAACTGGCCACGATTACGAATCATTGCGTCAAGTCTGGCAAGAGAAGAAGCGCGAAGGTCTGGAAGCGATCATCAACGAGATTGCAGAGTTGAAGGAAGACGAGCGCACGGAGCTGAACGAACTACTTGATTGTCACTACGATCCGGACAAGCAGGCATTTAAGCCGATCGTCAAGCGTATGAAGCGTCGTCCTTCTCGAG CAGGACAACCATTCTTCTCCAACAAGAATGGCAACGTTCCACAGAACCAGAACGGAAATAACCAGATGGCCAAGGAAAACCGGAAACCATTCAATGGTTACCAGAATAACCAGAAGAATCATAACAACCATCACAatggaaacaacaacaacaacaacaacatggtCAATAAGCATCAGAACCAACagaaccagcagcaacaacagtacTACAACGGTCCGTCTTCCCCCGAATCCGGCATGCGTAACGGAGGATCTCCGGGAAAGCGTTTCTTCCAGCGCAACTCGCGTCGCCGTCGCGGAGGAAACGGCCAGAACCAGAATCAGAACGGAGGACAGAATCAGCAGCCGATGAAGAACCATAACGGTAATCATCATTCTTACTCGAATTCGAATCGCCACAATAACCAATTCCAGCAACCAATGCAAGGTCACGCTTAG
- the LOC121594593 gene encoding maternal protein exuperantia-like isoform X2, translated as MVVDMDESKVGVDEEQHYDDISSDECDTPAGVLSSKFDKTDLSINTNPLPHGKYTLIGLDIDTTGRRLIDEIVQISAFTPEKEYAQYIMPLMNLNPAARQRHQVRVITVGFFRMLKSMQTYRVMKTKMEVAALNEFLDWLEERLREDEGSEGIVLVYHEQRKFVPYMVIEALKKYKLLDRFSHSVKSFVNGFKLAEEKCTKTIKYLTIRQLAKLVLDEKAGSRDGFEGNAAYRARMAFEISRCLATAEPKSNAVNATASSPTESEPNDTATSEEATNSSSTAEDAVKDEGDKPSEENAEQSDDDAQKQDEKKEEAPAASLNSSASRPLTEEDREKMCAVLCEYASPISTEISELDEQEKILVRQNSLRPVFLLYFKTTIYHRVKAVTYRRVLAETGHDYESLRQVWQEKKREGLEAIINEIAELKEDERTELNELLDCHYDPDKQAFKPIVKRMKRRPSRGQPFFSNKNGNVPQNQNGNNQMAKENRKPFNGYQNNQKNHNNHHNGNNNNNNNMVNKHQNQQNQQQQQYYNGPSSPESGMRNGGSPGKRFFQRNSRRRRGGNGQNQNQNGGQNQQPMKNHNGNHHSYSNSNRHNNQFQQPMQGHA; from the exons ATGGTGGTTGATATGGATGAATCTAAGGTCGGTGTCGACGAGGAGCAGCATTACGACGACATCAGCTCCGACGAATGCGACACGCCAGCGGGCGTGTTATCCTCCAAGTTCGACAAAACGGACCTTTCGATTAACACCAATCCGCTGCCGCACGGCAAGTACACTCTGATCGGGCTCGATATAGATACGACGGGTCGTAGACTTATCGATGAGATCGTACAGATCTCGGCATTCACGCCGGAGAAAGAGTATGCGCAGTACATTATGCCGCTGATGAACCTGAACCCGGCTGCTCGTCAGCGCCACCAGGTTCGCGTGATTACGGTTGGATTTTTCCGCATGCTGAAAAGCATGCAGACCTACCGTGTCATGAAGACCAAGATGGAAGTTGCGGCTCTGAACGAGTTTCTTGACTGGCTGGAGGAGCGTCTTCGCGAGGACGAGGGGTCCGAGGGCATTGTACTGGTGTATCATGAGCAGCGCAAGTTTGTGCCGTACATGGTCATCGAGGCGTTGAAGAAGTACAAGCTGCTGGACCGCTTCTCACACTCGGTTAAGTCATTTGTGAATGGGTTCAAATTGGCGGAGGAAAAGTGTACCAAGACCATCAAGTACTTGACGATTCGTCAGCTAGCGAAGTTGGTTTTGGACGAAAAGGCAGGATCCCGTGATGGATTTGAGGGAAATGCGGCGTACCGAGCAAGAATGGCGTTCGAAATTTCGAGATGCCTAGCAACCG CTGAACCGAAGTCCAATGCTGTAAATGCGACTGCTTCATCGCCAACCGAGAGCGAGCCGAATGATACAGCTACGTCTGAAGAGGCCACCAATTCTTCCTCCACCGCTGAGGATGCAGTGAAGGATGAAGGTGACAAGCCGTCAGAGGAGAACGCTGAACAATCGGATGACGATGCGCAGAAGCAGGAtgagaagaaggaagaagctCCTGCTGCTTCTTTGAACAGCTCTGCATCTCGTCCCTTGACCGAAGAGGATCGTGAAAAGATGTGCGCAGTGTTGTGCGAATATGCTTCACCGATTTCCACTGAAATCTCCGAGCTTGACGAACAGGAGAAGATTCTTGTGCGCCAGAATTCATTGAGACCGGTATTTTTGCTCTATTTTAAGACGACAATCTACCATCG GGTTAAGGCTGTTACTTATAGACGAGTACTGGCAGAAACTGGCCACGATTACGAATCATTGCGTCAAGTCTGGCAAGAGAAGAAGCGCGAAGGTCTGGAAGCGATCATCAACGAGATTGCAGAGTTGAAGGAAGACGAGCGCACGGAGCTGAACGAACTACTTGATTGTCACTACGATCCGGACAAGCAGGCATTTAAGCCGATCGTCAAGCGTATGAAGCGTCGTCCTTCTCGAG GACAACCATTCTTCTCCAACAAGAATGGCAACGTTCCACAGAACCAGAACGGAAATAACCAGATGGCCAAGGAAAACCGGAAACCATTCAATGGTTACCAGAATAACCAGAAGAATCATAACAACCATCACAatggaaacaacaacaacaacaacaacatggtCAATAAGCATCAGAACCAACagaaccagcagcaacaacagtacTACAACGGTCCGTCTTCCCCCGAATCCGGCATGCGTAACGGAGGATCTCCGGGAAAGCGTTTCTTCCAGCGCAACTCGCGTCGCCGTCGCGGAGGAAACGGCCAGAACCAGAATCAGAACGGAGGACAGAATCAGCAGCCGATGAAGAACCATAACGGTAATCATCATTCTTACTCGAATTCGAATCGCCACAATAACCAATTCCAGCAACCAATGCAAGGTCACGCTTAG
- the LOC121593279 gene encoding maternal protein exuperantia-like isoform X2: protein MVVGMDESKVGHDEEQHYEDSSFDECDTPAGVLSSKFDKTDLSINTNPLPHGKYTLIGLDIDTTGRRLIDEIVQISAFTPEKEYAQYIMPLMNLNPAARQRHQVRVITVGFFRMLKSMQTYRVMKTKMEVAALNEFLDWLEERLREDEGSEGIVLVYHEQRKFVPYMVIEALKKYKLLDRFSHSVKSFVNGFKLAEEKCTKTIKYLTIRQLAEIVLDEKAGSRDGFEGNAAYRARMAFEISRCLATAEPKSNAVNATASSPTESEPNDTATSEEATNSSSTAEDAVKDEGDKPSEENAEQSDDDAQKQDEKKEEAPAASLNSSASRPLTEEDREKMCAVLCEYASPISTEISELDEQEKILVRQNSLRPVFLLYFKTTIYHRVKAVTYRRVLAETGHDYESLRQVWQEKKREGLEAIINEIAELKEDERTELNELLDCHYDPDKQAFKPIVKRMKRRPSRGQPFFSNKNGNVPQNQNGNNQMAKENRKPFNGYQNNQKNHNNHHNGNNNNNNNNNMVNKHQNQQNQQQQQYYNGPSSLESGMRNGGSPGKRFFQRNSRRRRGGNGQNQNQNGGQNQQPMKNHNGNHHSYSNSNRHNNQFQQPMQGHA from the exons ATGGTGGTTGGTATGGATGAATCGAAGGTAGGACATGACGAGGAGCAGCATTACGAGGACAGCAGCTTCGACGAATGCGACACGCCAGCGGGCGTGTTATCCTCCAAGTTCGACAAAACGGACCTTTCGATTAACACCAATCCGCTGCCGCACGGCAAGTACACTCTGATCGGGCTCGATATAGATACGACGGGTCGTAGACTTATCGATGAGATCGTACAGATCTCGGCATTCACGCCGGAGAAAGAGTATGCGCAGTACATTATGCCGCTGATGAACCTGAACCCGGCTGCCCGTCAGCGCCACCAGGTTCGCGTGATTACGGTTGGATTTTTCCGCATGCTGAAAAGCATGCAGACCTACCGTGTCATGAAGACCAAGATGGAAGTTGCGGCTCTGAACGAGTTTCTAGACTGGCTGGAGGAGCGTCTTCGCGAGGACGAGGGGTCCGAGGGCATTGTACTGGTGTATCATGAGCAGCGCAAGTTTGTGCCGTACATGGTCATTGAGGCGTTGAAGAAGTACAAGCTGCTGGACCGCTTCTCACACTCGGTTAAGTCATTTGTGAATGGGTTCAAATTGGCGGAGGAAAAGTGTACCAAGACCATCAAGTACTTGACGATTCGTCAACTAGCTGAGATAGTTTTGGATGAAAAGGCAGGATCCCGTGATGGATTTGAGGGAAATGCGGCGTACCGAGCAAGAATGGCGTTCGAAATTTCGAGATGCCTAGCAACCG CTGAACCGAAGTCCAATGCTGTAAATGCGACTGCTTCATCGCCAACCGAGAGCGAGCCGAATGATACAGCTACGTCTGAAGAGGCCACCAATTCTTCCTCCACCGCTGAGGATGCAGTGAAGGATGAAGGTGACAAGCCGTCAGAGGAGAACGCTGAACAATCGGATGACGATGCGCAGAAGCAGGAtgagaagaaggaagaagctCCTGCTGCTTCTTTGAACAGCTCTGCATCTCGTCCCTTGACCGAAGAGGATCGTGAAAAGATGTGCGCAGTGTTGTGCGAATATGCTTCACCGATTTCCACTGAAATCTCCGAGCTTGACGAACAGGAGAAGATTCTTGTGCGCCAGAATTCATTGAGACCGGTATTTTTGCTCTATTTTAAGACGACAATCTACCATCG GGTTAAGGCTGTTACTTATAGACGAGTACTGGCAGAAACTGGCCACGATTACGAATCATTGCGTCAAGTCTGGCAAGAGAAGAAGCGCGAAGGTCTGGAAGCGATCATCAACGAGATTGCAGAGTTGAAGGAAGACGAGCGCACGGAGCTGAACGAACTACTTGATTGTCACTACGATCCGGACAAGCAGGCATTTAAGCCGATTGTCAAGCGTATGAAGCGTCGTCCTTCTCGAG GACAACCATTCTTCTCCAACAAGAATGGCAACGTTCCACAGAACCAGAACGGAAATAACCAGATGGCCAAGGAAAACCGGAAACCATTCAATGGTTACCAGAATAACCAGAAGAATCATAACAACCATCACAatggaaacaacaacaacaacaacaacaacaacatggtCAATAAGCATCAGAACCAACagaaccagcagcaacaacagtacTACAACGGTCCGTCTTCCCTCGAATCCGGCATGCGTAACGGAGGATCTCCGGGAAAGCGTTTCTTCCAGCGCAACTCGCGTCGTCGTCGCGGAGGAAACGGCCAGAACCAGAATCAGAACGGTGGACAGAATCAGCAGCCGATGAAGAACCATAACGGTAATCATCATTCTTACTCGAATTCGAATCGCCACAATAACCAATTCCAGCAACCAATGCAAGGTCACGCTTAG
- the LOC121593279 gene encoding maternal protein exuperantia-like isoform X1, translating into MVVGMDESKVGHDEEQHYEDSSFDECDTPAGVLSSKFDKTDLSINTNPLPHGKYTLIGLDIDTTGRRLIDEIVQISAFTPEKEYAQYIMPLMNLNPAARQRHQVRVITVGFFRMLKSMQTYRVMKTKMEVAALNEFLDWLEERLREDEGSEGIVLVYHEQRKFVPYMVIEALKKYKLLDRFSHSVKSFVNGFKLAEEKCTKTIKYLTIRQLAEIVLDEKAGSRDGFEGNAAYRARMAFEISRCLATAEPKSNAVNATASSPTESEPNDTATSEEATNSSSTAEDAVKDEGDKPSEENAEQSDDDAQKQDEKKEEAPAASLNSSASRPLTEEDREKMCAVLCEYASPISTEISELDEQEKILVRQNSLRPVFLLYFKTTIYHRVKAVTYRRVLAETGHDYESLRQVWQEKKREGLEAIINEIAELKEDERTELNELLDCHYDPDKQAFKPIVKRMKRRPSRAGQPFFSNKNGNVPQNQNGNNQMAKENRKPFNGYQNNQKNHNNHHNGNNNNNNNNNMVNKHQNQQNQQQQQYYNGPSSLESGMRNGGSPGKRFFQRNSRRRRGGNGQNQNQNGGQNQQPMKNHNGNHHSYSNSNRHNNQFQQPMQGHA; encoded by the exons ATGGTGGTTGGTATGGATGAATCGAAGGTAGGACATGACGAGGAGCAGCATTACGAGGACAGCAGCTTCGACGAATGCGACACGCCAGCGGGCGTGTTATCCTCCAAGTTCGACAAAACGGACCTTTCGATTAACACCAATCCGCTGCCGCACGGCAAGTACACTCTGATCGGGCTCGATATAGATACGACGGGTCGTAGACTTATCGATGAGATCGTACAGATCTCGGCATTCACGCCGGAGAAAGAGTATGCGCAGTACATTATGCCGCTGATGAACCTGAACCCGGCTGCCCGTCAGCGCCACCAGGTTCGCGTGATTACGGTTGGATTTTTCCGCATGCTGAAAAGCATGCAGACCTACCGTGTCATGAAGACCAAGATGGAAGTTGCGGCTCTGAACGAGTTTCTAGACTGGCTGGAGGAGCGTCTTCGCGAGGACGAGGGGTCCGAGGGCATTGTACTGGTGTATCATGAGCAGCGCAAGTTTGTGCCGTACATGGTCATTGAGGCGTTGAAGAAGTACAAGCTGCTGGACCGCTTCTCACACTCGGTTAAGTCATTTGTGAATGGGTTCAAATTGGCGGAGGAAAAGTGTACCAAGACCATCAAGTACTTGACGATTCGTCAACTAGCTGAGATAGTTTTGGATGAAAAGGCAGGATCCCGTGATGGATTTGAGGGAAATGCGGCGTACCGAGCAAGAATGGCGTTCGAAATTTCGAGATGCCTAGCAACCG CTGAACCGAAGTCCAATGCTGTAAATGCGACTGCTTCATCGCCAACCGAGAGCGAGCCGAATGATACAGCTACGTCTGAAGAGGCCACCAATTCTTCCTCCACCGCTGAGGATGCAGTGAAGGATGAAGGTGACAAGCCGTCAGAGGAGAACGCTGAACAATCGGATGACGATGCGCAGAAGCAGGAtgagaagaaggaagaagctCCTGCTGCTTCTTTGAACAGCTCTGCATCTCGTCCCTTGACCGAAGAGGATCGTGAAAAGATGTGCGCAGTGTTGTGCGAATATGCTTCACCGATTTCCACTGAAATCTCCGAGCTTGACGAACAGGAGAAGATTCTTGTGCGCCAGAATTCATTGAGACCGGTATTTTTGCTCTATTTTAAGACGACAATCTACCATCG GGTTAAGGCTGTTACTTATAGACGAGTACTGGCAGAAACTGGCCACGATTACGAATCATTGCGTCAAGTCTGGCAAGAGAAGAAGCGCGAAGGTCTGGAAGCGATCATCAACGAGATTGCAGAGTTGAAGGAAGACGAGCGCACGGAGCTGAACGAACTACTTGATTGTCACTACGATCCGGACAAGCAGGCATTTAAGCCGATTGTCAAGCGTATGAAGCGTCGTCCTTCTCGAG CAGGACAACCATTCTTCTCCAACAAGAATGGCAACGTTCCACAGAACCAGAACGGAAATAACCAGATGGCCAAGGAAAACCGGAAACCATTCAATGGTTACCAGAATAACCAGAAGAATCATAACAACCATCACAatggaaacaacaacaacaacaacaacaacaacatggtCAATAAGCATCAGAACCAACagaaccagcagcaacaacagtacTACAACGGTCCGTCTTCCCTCGAATCCGGCATGCGTAACGGAGGATCTCCGGGAAAGCGTTTCTTCCAGCGCAACTCGCGTCGTCGTCGCGGAGGAAACGGCCAGAACCAGAATCAGAACGGTGGACAGAATCAGCAGCCGATGAAGAACCATAACGGTAATCATCATTCTTACTCGAATTCGAATCGCCACAATAACCAATTCCAGCAACCAATGCAAGGTCACGCTTAG
- the LOC121593280 gene encoding small integral membrane protein 14 translates to MADEFDACECFWSHELAMRRLMSLLRQGQSYCNDNECTDLPSLPNVTGGANFFLIVMALIFMAVMYVLRPSSMRRTNDLNKSLPPPSNDGPNNDGGAPPSIS, encoded by the exons ATGGCAGACGAATTCGATGCGTGTGAATGCTTCTGGAGCCATGAGCTCGCTATGAGACGGTTGATGTCGCTG CTCCGTCAAGGACAGTCGTACTGCAACGATAACGAATGCACCGATC TTCCCAGTCTCCCGAATGTAACCGGTGGCGCAAACTTTTTCCTAATCGTCATGGCACTGATTTTTATGGCCGTTATGTACGTCCTGAGACCCTCGTCCATGCGACGAACGAACGATCTGAACAAGTCGCTGCCGCCTCCATCGAACGAT GGTCCGAATAATGATGGTGGTGCACCACCGTCGATATCCTGA